One genomic region from Chloroflexota bacterium encodes:
- a CDS encoding SagB/ThcOx family dehydrogenase: MKLPPPKKKGTTSLEETLEKRRSRRKFVPMRLSEEHISQLLWAAQGTLQRGFRTAPSAGGLYPLEIYVVTKEGVYHYIPQSHELEQTVKGDILPQLTEAALGVECVLEAPINIVIAAEYQRADRRYGERAARYVCIEVGHVAQNIHLQAVALRLGSVPIGAFDDDQVHKILALPEEQRPLYIIPVGYPAE, translated from the coding sequence ACCCTGGAAAAGAGAAGGTCCAGGCGTAAGTTTGTGCCCATGCGACTGAGCGAGGAGCACATATCCCAGCTTCTATGGGCAGCCCAGGGTACGCTTCAGAGAGGGTTTCGGACCGCTCCATCGGCTGGGGGGTTGTACCCTCTGGAGATTTATGTGGTGACAAAGGAAGGCGTTTATCACTACATACCGCAATCGCATGAGCTGGAGCAAACTGTTAAAGGTGATATACTTCCCCAGCTTACCGAGGCAGCGCTAGGTGTGGAATGTGTACTGGAGGCGCCCATTAACATAGTTATTGCTGCTGAGTATCAAAGGGCAGACCGACGGTATGGAGAACGGGCTGCCCGTTATGTTTGTATTGAGGTAGGACATGTGGCCCAGAACATCCATCTTCAAGCCGTAGCTTTGAGACTGGGTTCTGTGCCTATTGGTGCCTTCGATGATGATCAGGTGCACAAGATTCTTGCCCTGCCGGAGGAGCAGAGACCCCTCTATATTATCCCGGTGGGATACCCCGCAGAATGA